The Toxorhynchites rutilus septentrionalis strain SRP chromosome 3, ASM2978413v1, whole genome shotgun sequence genome includes a region encoding these proteins:
- the LOC129772952 gene encoding uncharacterized protein LOC129772952 has product MFPENSSLNQHDIESIVRQFYAHPKLQFQIEAFDVTPFSNSRVGYLGDHYTLKIRVRKDGAVRNAEELTFFCKILPQAIPALSQYLESINTFRKEVHLYGNLIPKLAEFARFAPRAYLSKGDRLLVLENLSLKGYRTVCAADMGIFDKAHLVQALQALARFHCASLMLEMKTGRPLPEFCPGALDENCWIQKENNPRVEELQNAIEVLCAMVKVIEKENENLPEILSKLPRFILQIYDLVKPSDVYRNTASHGDLWGSNLMFKYAESGLPEDCLIVDFQFARYAPPAYDVNMLITLTTTGQYRREHYSDLIESYYGAVRQELISQCLSPGEIFPKCQFMESCGRYHISGLIDNFLMNHVTLLPRSCVDRIFSSPNEYNNFSGEDKIRMCLKVLHNDEKYRARMTGIIKNLIDLFECWSRVSTTQTVSQYHSRSQNITMPNHHLNLTSSDKKQMLCKHFNDRSVQFEIISTSVTSLAEQRTGYLGDHFLLSMTVRVDSNQPDAVENEVKLFAKILPAQPSRAKYLEDTKAFSKEAELFESLLPLLHQFGRFAPEALFQKDGKLIVFRDVKTEGFRTLQHNDGLLDLIHLEQGLRVLARFHAASFALEAQQSKAIVELFPNILDENAWILKENYPRVEELDNIINLLCTVVAQYEKNNTRRKQLTEKIPGCVREIYELVKPSQVYRNVVGHGDLWNNNLMFRYSDTGAPIDCLLVDFQLSRYVPPAYDFNMLVTLTTTSGFRAKHLSFLQGYYYQSLRMELNRHGLSIEELVLQDEFRASCEHYQKAGAIDNVLINHVTLLPKNLLDDLFSSDEKYDKFSGDRKIEICLKVFVEDLNYHTRMIDMIENLVEVFKL; this is encoded by the exons ATGTTTCCGGAGAATTCCAGCTTAAATCAGCATGACATTGAAAGCATTGTCAGACAGTTTTATGCTCATCCAAAGCTGCAGTTCCAGATCGAAGCATTCGATGTGACACCTTTTAGCAACAGCCGTGTGGGATATCTCGGTGATCACTATACTTTGAAGATAAGGGTGAGAAAGGATGGCGCAGTGCGAAACGCGGAGgaattgacatttttttgtaaaattctaCCCCAAGCGATACCGGCCTTGAGCCAATATTTGGAATCAATCAACACCTTTCGGAAAGAGGTTCACCTGTATGGAAATCTCATTCCCAAGCTAGCAGAATTCGCGAGATTTGCACCCAGAGCTTATCTGTCGAAAGGTGACCGGTTATTGGTGTTGGAAAATTTGAGCCTGAAAGGCTATCGAACAGTCTGTGCTGCTGATATGGGAATTTTCGATAAGGCTCATTTGGTACAAGCGCTACAAGCTTTGGCAAGATTTCATTGTGCTTCATTGATGCTGGAAATGAAAACAGGTCGCCCTTTGCCCGAGTTTTGCCCTGGGGCACTAGATGAGAATTGTTGGATCCAGAAGGAAAACAATCCACGAGTGGAGGAGCTCCAAAACGCAATTGAGGTTTTATGTGCGATGGTAAAAGTTATCGAAAAGGAGAATGAAAACCTACCGGAAATATTATCAAAACTGCCGCGGTTTATTTTGCAAATCTATGACCTCGTCAAGCCATCCGATGTCTACCGTAACACTGCAAGTCATGGTGATCTCTGGGGTAGCAACCTGATGTTCAAGTATGCCGAATCGGGCCTTCCAGAGGATTGTCTGATAGTGGATTTCCAATTCGCTCGCTACGCTCCACCGGCCTACGATGTAAATATGCTCATTACTCTGACGACAACCGGGCAGTACCGGAGAGAGCACTACAGCGATCTCATTGAGTCGTACTATGGGGCCGTTCGACAGGAGCTAATCTCCCAGTGCTTATCGCCAGGGGAGATTTTCCCCAAGTGCCAGTTCATGGAGTCGTGTGGAAGGTACCACATTTCCGGGTTGATCGATAACTTCCTGATGAATCACGTTACACTGCTGCCAAGGAGCTGTGTAGATAGGATCTTTTCGTCGCCCAATGAATACAATAACTTTAGTGGAGAGGATAAAATTAGGATGTGTTTGAAGGTTTTGCACAATGATGAGAAGTACAGAGCTAGGATGACAGGGATCATCAAAAATTTGATTGAC CTTTTCGAGTGTTGGTCTCGCGTCTCTACCACGCAAACTGTGAGCCAGTATCACTCGCGCTCGCAAAATATCACAATGCCAAACCACCACCTGAATCTCACGTCTTCTGATAAGAAGCAGATGCTGTGCAAACATTTCAACGACAGATCAGTACAGTTTGAAATTATCTCTACCTCCGTAACTTCTCTGGCTGAGCAGCGCACCGGCTATCTAGGTGATCATTTTCTTCTTTCTATGACCGTCCGAGTGGACTCGAATCAGCCGGATGCTGTTGAGAATGAAGTGAAACTGTTTGCGAAAATACTGCCCGCCCAACCGTCCCGAGCCAAATATTTGGAGGACACAAAAGCTTTCTCGAAAGAAGCCGAACTGTTCGAGAGTCTGCTTCCACTGTTGCATCAGTTTGGCAGATTCGCTCCGGAGGCATTGTTTCAAAAGGATGGCAAATTGATTGTTTTTAGAGACGTCAAAACGGAAGGTTTCCGAACCCTTCAGCACAACGATGGTCTACTGGATTTGATTCATCTGGAACAAGGTTTGCGAGTGCTGGCTAGATTCCACGCTGCTTCATTCGCCCTAGAGGCGCAGCAGAGCAAAGCGATAGTTGAATTATTTCCAAATATACTAGACGAAAACGCCTGGATTCTGAAGGAAAACTATCCACGAGTGGAAGAATTagataatattataaatttgttGTGTACTGTTGTTGCCCAATACGAGAAGAACAATACTCGAAGAAAACAGCTCACCGAGAAGATACCAGGCTGCGTCCGGGAAATCTACGAACTTGTCAAACCTTCCCAGGTTTACAGAAATGTGGTCGGTCATGGAGATCTTTGGAACAACAACCTCATGTTTCGTTATTCGGACACCGGTGCCCCGATAGACTGTTTGCTGGTGGATTTTCAACTGTCTCGATACGTTCCTCCGGCGTATGATTTCAACATGCTGGTGACGCTAACAACCACAAGCGGCTTCCGGGCTAAGCATCTGAGTTTCCTTCAAGGTTACTACTACCAATCACTGCGAATGGAGCTAAATCGACACGGGTTGTCGATTGAGGAACTTGTTTTACAGGACGAGTTTCGTGCGTCTTGTGAGCACTATCAGAAAGCAGGAGCCATAGATAATGTTCTAATCAATCATGTCACACTGCTGCCGAAAAATTTACTCGACGATTTATTTTCCTCTGACGAGAAGTATGACAAATTTTCTGGCgatcgaaaaattgaaatatgTCTAAAGGTATTTGTAGAGGATCTCAACTATCACACCCGGATGATTGATATGATTGAAAATTTAGTGGAAGTTTTCAAATTGTAG